catcCTTCTCTAGTATCTCAGTCTCTTCACTGCTAGAGGTTGTGTTAGAACCACACGAGGAACGGTCTACAGGTTTTCTACCGTTTATTTTGTCGGAATCGGGATTCTCGGAAATCGCTTGGTTCATCTCATCATTAGTAGCCTTTGGTGCAGTATTTACATTGGTATCTCCCTTCTTCTCAGATTCTGATGAAGAAACAGCTGGTGACTTGGAAGCTGAGTGTTGAGCTCGCAGAACTTCCGATTGTTCTGGAGGAGGATTTTCTGGCTTAACCTCTCCTTGTTGGTTTTTGTGCTGTGATTGACCGAGAGTCATGGATGGAGCTGCAGTCGCTGGTGCAGGAGGACACGCAAAGGCAGTATGAAGTGGAGTACACAAAGGAAGCAGTCCATGGGCAGCCCACCATGAAGTTGCGGCAGCAACTGTAGCTGCTGTAATAGCTGTCACACTAGGAGGAGTGCACACGGGAGAATCTACGGAAGTTTCTGCATTTGCATAGGGCCAAAATGTAGCAGCAAAACTTGCAGCAGCATGGGCAGCAGGATTTTGCAGCAAGGTAGAGACAACAAGACTTGAAAACGTGGAGGACATATGAAGAAATGAATGGTAATCATCCTGATTGTGTTGTAAGAAGGGAGGACAAGGAGAAAACGATTGATGAAGAGAGGACCGTGCTGTGTTGTTTTGACTTTCACTTATGTTTGATGCAGCAGAGTTTGTGACAATCTTAGGTTGCCCATTAAACTTCTCGTCAACAACGTGCACAGCGACATGTCTCGGGTAATTCTGATTTCCTTGCATCCCATCTGTTTTCTCAGTTTGAACCAATTTCAAAGTACCAGAATTCTCCGACTTAGAGACTTTACAAGTGGCATTAGTCTCTTGTTTGTGCTCTCCGTCATCTAACTCTAACTTGTGATTTTGAAGCTCATCAGTAATAAAAGACTCATTTGTTTCATCTAGAGTTGTTACCTCTTTTATTGAGGGTATAAACTCCCTCAAGGGACTTGGATTTCTGAGCGGCAGTGATAGAGATGAGGCAGGTGCTGCTTCCTGGAGAATGGTAAATATTTTTGAGCTGTTTTCGtcgttattttcttttacagtTGTTGGCATTTGGTCCTCCTGATAATGCTTCTAAAGGAGAAAGCAGAATGATGTTATGGAAAGGGGGAAGAACAGATAGTTTTAATGGCAAtggaaatataaaaagaaaaataaatataacctCTGG
This Vigna angularis cultivar LongXiaoDou No.4 chromosome 4, ASM1680809v1, whole genome shotgun sequence DNA region includes the following protein-coding sequences:
- the LOC108322303 gene encoding protein LATE ELONGATED HYPOCOTYL isoform X3 produces the protein MDAYSSGEEVVIKTRKPYTITKQRERWTEEEHNRFLEALKLYGRAWQRIEEHIGTKTAVQIRSHAQKFFSKLEKEAFVKGVPVGQALDIDIPPPRPKRKPSNPYPRKINAAVPKNGKSLLSFASSHGKLALDLEKEPLPEEDQMPTTVKENNDENSSKIFTILQEAAPASSLSLPLRNPSPLREFIPSIKEVTTLDETNESFITDELQNHKLELDDGEHKQETNATCKVSKSENSGTLKLVQTEKTDGMQGNQNYPRHVAVHVVDEKFNGQPKIVTNSAASNISESQNNTARSSLHQSFSPCPPFLQHNQDDYHSFLHMSSTFSSLVVSTLLQNPAAHAAASFAATFWPYANAETSVDSPVCTPPSVTAITAATVAAATSWWAAHGLLPLCTPLHTAFACPPAPATAAPSMTLGQSQHKNQQGEVKPENPPPEQSEVLRAQHSASKSPAVSSSESEKKGDTNVNTAPKATNDEMNQAISENPDSDKINGRKPVDRSSCGSNTTSSSEETEILEKDEKEKEEPNKPDTNLLGSEPNNRRSRSISNLTDSWKEVSEEGRLAFQALFSREVLPQSFSPPHDLINADNQIHSINKQNENYKDEDLETKKHSPICDGLQKSLSFVKDNDEEEGLLTMGLGQGKLKIRRTGFKPYKRCSVEAKENMIGTACNQGEEKGPKRIRLNGEAST
- the LOC108322303 gene encoding protein LATE ELONGATED HYPOCOTYL isoform X1, with protein sequence MDAYSSGEEVVIKTRKPYTITKQRERWTEEEHNRFLEALKLYGRAWQRIEEHIGTKTAVQIRSHAQKFFSKLEKEAFVKGVPVGQALDIDIPPPRPKRKPSNPYPRKINAAVPKNGKSLLSFASSHGKLALDLEKEPLPEKHYQEDQMPTTVKENNDENSSKIFTILQEAAPASSLSLPLRNPSPLREFIPSIKEVTTLDETNESFITDELQNHKLELDDGEHKQETNATCKVSKSENSGTLKLVQTEKTDGMQGNQNYPRHVAVHVVDEKFNGQPKIVTNSAASNISESQNNTARSSLHQSFSPCPPFLQHNQDDYHSFLHMSSTFSSLVVSTLLQNPAAHAAASFAATFWPYANAETSVDSPVCTPPSVTAITAATVAAATSWWAAHGLLPLCTPLHTAFACPPAPATAAPSMTLGQSQHKNQQGEVKPENPPPEQSEVLRAQHSASKSPAVSSSESEKKGDTNVNTAPKATNDEMNQAISENPDSDKINGRKPVDRSSCGSNTTSSSEETEILEKDEKEKEEPNKPDTNLLGSEPNNRRSRSISNLTDSWKEVSEEGRLAFQALFSREVLPQSFSPPHDLINADNQIHSINKQNENYKDEDLETKKHSPICDGLQKSLSFVKDNDEEEGLLTMGLGQGKLKIRRTGFKPYKRCSVEAKENMIGTACNQGEEKGPKRIRLNGEAST
- the LOC108322303 gene encoding protein LATE ELONGATED HYPOCOTYL isoform X2, which gives rise to MDAYSSGEEVVIKTRKPYTITKQRERWTEEEHNRFLEALKLYGRAWQRIEEHIGTKTAVQIRSHAQKFFSKLEKEAFVKGVPVGQALDIDIPPPRPKRKPSNPYPRKINAAVPKNGKSLLSFASSHGKLALDLEKEPLPEHYQEDQMPTTVKENNDENSSKIFTILQEAAPASSLSLPLRNPSPLREFIPSIKEVTTLDETNESFITDELQNHKLELDDGEHKQETNATCKVSKSENSGTLKLVQTEKTDGMQGNQNYPRHVAVHVVDEKFNGQPKIVTNSAASNISESQNNTARSSLHQSFSPCPPFLQHNQDDYHSFLHMSSTFSSLVVSTLLQNPAAHAAASFAATFWPYANAETSVDSPVCTPPSVTAITAATVAAATSWWAAHGLLPLCTPLHTAFACPPAPATAAPSMTLGQSQHKNQQGEVKPENPPPEQSEVLRAQHSASKSPAVSSSESEKKGDTNVNTAPKATNDEMNQAISENPDSDKINGRKPVDRSSCGSNTTSSSEETEILEKDEKEKEEPNKPDTNLLGSEPNNRRSRSISNLTDSWKEVSEEGRLAFQALFSREVLPQSFSPPHDLINADNQIHSINKQNENYKDEDLETKKHSPICDGLQKSLSFVKDNDEEEGLLTMGLGQGKLKIRRTGFKPYKRCSVEAKENMIGTACNQGEEKGPKRIRLNGEAST